A region from the Nitrosopumilus sp. genome encodes:
- a CDS encoding DNA-binding protein: protein MSEFIPISEAKKMRSGVNVEAVVKSKGEPRTVNLKSGGTVDVCDAVISNGETEDDQMKLTLWADDIKAVNVGDTVVITNGYTNEFKGEVSLTKGKFGKMDVNPQ from the coding sequence ATGTCAGAATTCATACCAATTTCCGAAGCAAAAAAAATGCGAAGTGGAGTTAATGTTGAAGCTGTTGTTAAAAGCAAAGGAGAACCTAGAACTGTCAATCTAAAAAGTGGCGGTACAGTAGATGTCTGCGATGCAGTAATTTCTAACGGTGAAACTGAAGATGACCAAATGAAACTCACTTTGTGGGCAGACGATATCAAAGCAGTAAATGTAGGAGATACAGTTGTTATCACAAATGGATATACAAATGAGTTCAAAGGAGAAGTATCTCTAACCAAAGGTAAATTTGGTAAGATGGATGTTAATCCTCAATAA